Proteins found in one Syntrophales bacterium genomic segment:
- a CDS encoding helix-hairpin-helix domain-containing protein: MTNTEKNSENLLKTSLQGEIKSITYSDTTTGWTAARANIQGEKQLVVIVGAILQPKVGDILDLEGEWVNHPKYGKQFKFDAYVPVYPNTINGITAYLGSGLIKGIGPELAKRIVKMFGNGTFEVIENRPDLLRKVSGIAEKRIDIISKAFKDQKEIRNVMVFLKGHGISTGYATKIYKRYGNDSIKLLSENPYRLCEDIFGIGFLTADKIAERMGFSGDHPLRVKSGVLYVMSQLGKNGHVYCPFNELVDKADEFLGVSTDIVRNAIITLAREKHIVVERDESNSGANPVYEKMLHICECGTAERLRKLAAGSNGLCLNKIDLRKVVAEVEQDKKIKLAPEQREAVQTACESKVMVITGSPGTGKTTIIESIAGIYNRKKCKVIMCAPTGRAAKRMTEATGFRSSTIHRLLEYTRGGIFQRD, from the coding sequence ATGACTAATACCGAAAAGAATAGCGAAAACCTCTTAAAGACCAGCCTTCAGGGGGAAATCAAGTCAATTACTTATTCCGATACCACTACAGGCTGGACGGCAGCCAGGGCTAACATACAGGGGGAGAAACAGCTCGTCGTCATTGTCGGCGCCATCCTCCAGCCTAAAGTCGGAGACATTCTTGACCTGGAAGGCGAGTGGGTCAATCATCCGAAATACGGCAAGCAGTTTAAGTTCGATGCTTATGTGCCCGTGTATCCAAACACTATAAACGGTATTACCGCCTATCTGGGTTCAGGACTCATCAAGGGGATCGGCCCTGAGTTGGCAAAGCGGATAGTGAAAATGTTCGGGAATGGCACGTTTGAGGTCATCGAGAACAGACCCGATCTCCTGAGAAAGGTTTCAGGAATAGCAGAAAAGCGCATAGACATAATCTCCAAAGCCTTTAAAGACCAAAAAGAGATACGGAACGTAATGGTGTTTCTGAAAGGCCATGGTATATCAACAGGGTATGCCACAAAGATATACAAAAGATACGGTAACGATTCAATAAAACTTCTCTCGGAAAACCCCTACAGGCTTTGTGAAGACATTTTTGGAATTGGATTTCTGACAGCGGATAAAATCGCAGAACGGATGGGCTTTAGTGGCGATCACCCCTTGAGGGTTAAATCCGGGGTGCTGTATGTTATGTCTCAACTTGGTAAAAACGGTCATGTTTATTGCCCTTTTAATGAACTTGTCGACAAGGCGGATGAGTTTCTCGGTGTGAGTACGGATATCGTAAGAAATGCAATCATAACCCTGGCCAGGGAAAAACATATAGTGGTGGAACGTGATGAGAGTAATTCCGGCGCTAATCCTGTATATGAGAAAATGCTGCACATTTGCGAGTGCGGAACAGCGGAAAGGCTTCGGAAACTGGCGGCAGGAAGTAACGGCCTTTGCTTGAATAAGATAGACTTACGGAAAGTGGTAGCTGAAGTCGAGCAAGACAAGAAGATAAAACTGGCGCCGGAGCAGCGTGAAGCCGTGCAGACAGCCTGTGAGTCAAAAGTCATGGTTATCACAGGATCTCCTGGAACAGGAAAGACTACCATTATCGAGTCAATCGCCGGGATCTACAACAGGAAGAAGTGTAAGGTCATCATGTGTGCCCCCACAGGCAGGGCAGCGAAGCGTATGACCGAAGCAACAGGGTTCAGATCATCCACGATTCACCGTCTGCTTGAATATACCCGTGGAGGAATTTTTCAAAGGGAC